From Rhodamnia argentea isolate NSW1041297 chromosome 10, ASM2092103v1, whole genome shotgun sequence, a single genomic window includes:
- the LOC125312657 gene encoding geraniol 8-hydroxylase-like, with protein MDYLVLLLCLHLLWGLIQALSFVGTRVQRTPSNLPPGRRPLPLIGNLLELGKLPHKSLARLARTYGPIMKLQLGFVTTVVISSPALAKEILRTHDAIFVSRTIPDTITAHNHDQLGLPWLPISPLFRKLRKMYNSHLLSNTKLDSNQQLRSMKVEELVCYVRRCAHSGDAIDIGEAAFRTSLNSLSNTVFSLDMTCPSNSAKELKELVWQIMAEVGKPNLADYFPVLKKTDPQGLKRRTELCFGEMFDIFDVLIKKRWQLRMQSGSVTSNDVLDALLDVVEEKSEDMDISLVKHLLLDFFVAGTETTSSTLEWAMAELLCNSEKLSRAQTELHEVIGKGNRMEEVDIPRLPYLQAIVKETFRLHPPFPLLLPRKSEADTQVGGFTIPKGAQVLINAWAIGRDPSIWVNPNEFVPERFLGSDIDLRGSNFELVPFGGGRRSCPGLPLATRMLHLKLGSLINAFNWRLEDGVTPETMNMEDKFGVSVQRAQPLKVVALPA; from the exons ATGGATTACCTAGTCTTGCTTTTGTGCCTTCACTTACTGTGGGGCTTGATCCAAGCTCTCTCTTTCGTTGGGACGAGAGTCCAAAGGACTCCCTCCAACCTCCCGCCCGGTCGGCGGCCTCTGCCGCTCATCGGTAACCTCCTCGAACTCGGAAAGCTTCCCCACAAGTCTCTTGCCAGGCTCGCCCGCACTTACGGCCCCATAATGAAACTTCAGCTCGGCTTCGTAACCACAGTTGTCATTTCTTCTCCAGCACTCGCCAAAGAAATCCTCCGAACCCACGATGCCATCTTCGTGAGTCGAACGATTCCGGACACCATCACGGCCCACAACCACGATCAGCTCGGCTTGCCCTGGTTGCCCATTTCGCCTCTCTTTCGAAAGCTTAGAAAAATGTACAACTCCCATCTATTGTCCAATACGAAACTTGATTCCAACCAGCAACTTCGCAGCATGAAAGTTGAAGAACTTGTCTGCTACGTTCGGAGATGTGCGCACAGTGGCGATGCCATAGACATTGGCGAGGCTGCTTTTAGGACTAGCCTCAACTCTCTGTCGAACACGGTTTTCTCACTGGACATGACTTGCCCTTCAAATTCAGCTAAAGAGTTGAAGGAGCTGGTGTGGCAAATCATGGCCGAGGTTGGAAAGCCAAACCTTGCAGATTACTTTCCTGTGCTGAAGAAGACTGATCCACAGGGCTTGAAGCGCCGGACGGAATTGTGTTTTGGCGAGATGTTCGATATCTTCGATGTCCTCATCAAGAAACGGTGGCAGCTGAGGATGCAGTCTGGTTCAGTTACTAGCAACGATGTCTTGGATGCTCTTCTTGATGTAGTGGAAGAGAAGAGTGAGGACATGGACATCTCTCTAGTCAAGCATCTGCTTCTG GACTTCTTTGTTGCCGGTACCGAAACCACTTCAAGTACTCTAGAGTGGGCAATGGCGGAGCTACTTTGCAACTCGGAGAAGCTATCAAGAGCCCAAACCGAGCTCCATGAAGTCATCGGCAAAGGCAACCGGATGGAGGAAGTCGATATCCCTCGCTTACCATACTTACAGGCTATCGTAAAAGAAACTTTTCGACTTCACCCACCGTTTCCACTTCTCCTCCCACGCAAGTCTGAAGCCGATACACAAGTAGGCGGTTTCACCATTCCAAAGGGTGCACAAGTTCTTATCAATGCGTGGGCTATAGGAAGAGATCCTAGCATTTGGGTCAATCCAAATGAATTTGTGCCGGAGAGGTTCCTAGGATCCGATATAGATCTCCGGGGAAGTAATTTTGAGCTTGTACCATTTGGCGGTGGCAGGCGAAGTTGTCCAGGATTGCCGTTGGCCACGAGAATGTTACATCTGAAGCTGGGTTCGCTCATTAACGCATTTAATTGGAGGCTCGAAGACGGTGTCACACCAGAAACAATGAACATGGAAGACAAGTTCGGGGTCAGCGTGCAGAGAGCTCAGCCTCTGAAAGTCGTGGCCTTGCCAGCGTAA